From Chelatococcus sp. YT9, a single genomic window includes:
- a CDS encoding TetR/AcrR family transcriptional regulator: MTTDNDAVVPRRRGYTGTSRDPDRTSQAILMAATREFADKGIGGARVDAVAERAGVNKRMIYHYFGDKQRLYMAVLEEAYAGIRSAEAALKLETADPEDGIRRLTAFTWQYFLDNPEFLSLLATENLHKAENLKESAKVLSLHSPFIEKLRELLDKGAAQGRFLPGLDPVDVYISIASLAAFYLSNRHTLSTIFARDLAAPERLAHWGEHIVHVVLSSLRVGK; encoded by the coding sequence ATGACGACTGACAATGACGCGGTGGTGCCGCGCCGGCGAGGCTATACAGGCACCTCCCGCGATCCCGACCGCACGAGCCAGGCGATTCTCATGGCTGCCACGCGAGAGTTCGCGGATAAGGGAATCGGCGGGGCGCGGGTCGATGCGGTCGCAGAGCGAGCCGGCGTCAACAAGCGCATGATCTATCATTACTTCGGGGACAAGCAGCGCCTCTACATGGCGGTGCTGGAGGAGGCCTATGCGGGAATTCGTTCCGCCGAGGCCGCGCTCAAGCTAGAAACGGCAGATCCGGAAGATGGCATCCGCCGGCTCACCGCCTTCACGTGGCAATATTTCCTGGATAACCCGGAATTCTTGAGCCTGCTCGCCACGGAAAACCTGCATAAGGCCGAGAATCTCAAGGAATCGGCCAAGGTGCTGAGCCTGCATTCGCCATTCATCGAAAAGCTGCGCGAGCTTCTCGACAAAGGCGCGGCACAGGGCCGTTTTCTGCCGGGCCTCGACCCGGTCGATGTCTATATCAGTATCGCCTCGCTGGCGGCATTCTACCTCTCCAACCGCCACACACTCTCGACGATTTTCGCCCGCGACCTCGCAGCGCCGGAGCGCCTTGCCCATTGGGGCGAGCATATCGTGCACGTGGTCCTCTCATCACTTCGTGTCGGGAAATGA
- a CDS encoding TetR/AcrR family transcriptional regulator yields the protein MSLEWAEHTKTAAEAVQSRTTSTKPAKAKPAKVETAKVETAKVETGQPPRTRDPEATRAKILAAATVEFAASGFSGASIDAIASRSQANRRMIYHYFGSKRGLWLAVLEAAYERARVAEVKLDLGRLAPEEAMRRLVTFTFDAFVGDRVFINLLNSENLHQARHLKTSSRVKEMHSPLIGMISEILDRGVAAGLFRTGVDPAQLWISIAGLSYFYFSNIHTLSVILDRNFPGKMEIGARRAHVADLILASLRA from the coding sequence ATGTCGCTTGAATGGGCGGAGCACACAAAGACCGCGGCCGAGGCGGTGCAATCAAGAACCACATCGACCAAGCCCGCGAAGGCCAAACCTGCAAAGGTCGAGACTGCGAAGGTTGAGACTGCGAAGGTTGAGACTGGGCAACCGCCGCGCACGCGTGATCCTGAGGCCACTCGCGCCAAGATCCTCGCGGCCGCGACGGTCGAATTCGCGGCCAGCGGCTTCTCCGGCGCATCCATCGACGCGATCGCGAGCCGCTCCCAGGCCAACCGGCGAATGATCTATCACTATTTCGGTTCGAAGCGCGGCCTGTGGCTCGCTGTTCTCGAAGCGGCTTACGAGCGCGCGCGCGTGGCCGAGGTCAAGCTCGATCTGGGCCGTCTTGCGCCGGAAGAGGCCATGCGGCGCCTCGTCACTTTCACCTTTGACGCCTTTGTCGGCGATCGCGTCTTCATCAATCTGCTCAACAGCGAAAACCTGCACCAGGCCCGGCATCTCAAGACGTCATCGCGTGTGAAGGAGATGCATTCACCGCTGATCGGAATGATCAGCGAGATCCTGGACCGGGGCGTTGCAGCGGGCCTTTTTCGCACGGGGGTAGACCCCGCCCAATTGTGGATCTCGATTGCCGGGCTTTCCTATTTCTACTTCTCCAACATACACACCCTTTCGGTGATCCTCGACCGCAACTTCCCTGGCAAGATGGAGATCGGGGCGCGACGCGCCCATGTCGCCGACTTGATCCTCGCCTCGCTCAGGGCTTGA